The nucleotide window CGCGCGGCATTGAGCGCGACGATGTCGCCGAAACGCTGTTCGAGAACCGAATTGAGTCCCGAACGTACCGCCTCGCACTCGACGACGAGCGGACATTCGAGGTGACGGCTGTCGGTTCCGAGTACGAGCCTGCCGACATCCACGGTACCGGGAACTTCCAACAGAACATCGAGTTTTCCGAGCTTCCCGAGGTCGCCGTCGACGATGACCGCCACCCGACAGTTCAGGGTGAGATACAGACTGTCGAGACGGACGACGGCTGGGGAACGCCGGTGCTACACGCTGCGGTCCAGCACGTCGAAGACGACGAGCTTGTCCAGTGGGAGTATCCCGTCCTCGGAACAGTCGCAACGATTCAGGAGGTCGATGAGTAGATGCCCAACCAACTGACGCCCACCGGCGACGGTCTCGCGCTCCAAGTCACGAAACCCGTTCGGAGCGCCGGACTCATCGAGGAGGACGCCGACGGCGAGACGACCTCCCGCTCGGACGTCGTCGCGTACGGCTTCGCCGACCTAATCCTCGTGATCGGCCGCGATACGGAGTGCGTCCCGATAGCCGACCGCGCCGAACTGGTCGCGCTCGCGGCGCAAGAGACCGAGTCGATCCATCGCGGGATCGACACGCGAATCCAGCACTCGGGGAACGGCTACCGCGTCCAGGTGCCGGCGACCGGAACCGCCTTCAACGCTGGCGACGCCCTCCCGTGCCACGCCGCCCCCGGCTTTCTGGTCATGGCCCCGGCCGATGCCTCGGTCGGCAAACACGAGCTATTGGAGACGCGTCGGACGCAGGCGCTCGATACCGCTGCTGATGAGTGAGTACGACGCGCTCCTCAATGTGATCGCCGCTCACCCCGGTGCGTCCCGCAAGGAGCTTCGCGAGCTGGCTGGCGACGCCGAGCGCGCGATCGACCCGGACACTGTCGATGACCTCCTCGACGACGCGCTCGCTCGCGAGGACGCCCTCGAAGCGAGCGGCTCGTACTGGGTCATGCGAACGGGGCGATTTCACCCAGACGAGTACGGCCACCCGATAACCAACGAGTGGCAGAACGAGACCCTGTAGTAGGTCGATTGGAGCGGGGTATCTGCGCGTTTAATTTCACCATACGGCTATCACTTATTCGAATACTCCCATGATGACTACTTGTGTATCCTCACAGACAGCCTATCCGAGGTCTCTGGGAGAAAAGCTTAGATAACACTGGCCGATTTGCAGCGTTCCATGAACAACGGGTCGACCCTGACCATGGCGTGAGATCGGAAGAGGACTACCCGCTTGCAGTTATCCATATTGCTCCACAATTAGCGTTCTCGAAAGCTGCAACGAGGTTTTCGGTACCTGACTTACTTGAAAGAGGTGTTCGTCTCCATTCCGGTTCTCCGCGTCCAACTCGTCCAGATATGATGCCCGGTGGGGTTGAATCGACTACTGATCCAGCTCCACAGCACGGCGAAGGCGGCAGGAAAATTAGCCTGTACGAAAATGCTGTCGTTGAAATCATCACGGCACGAGCGACGTACACAAAGACCGATGAAACTATCATCTCCCACAATTCTCTTGTCGACTCGATCACGGGTAATTTGGCAACCGTCCTCTCGCTACTTGCGGAGCGACATCAAGATCAGAACGTTCTCGTGACAGCAACGTACGTCGGATTTGACGGCTCAAAGTTGAAAATAGATTTCCCGACATCTCCGGTGACACACAACCACGTTCAAACACCAGTTCTCTCATTTCCATCCCACAACCCTGAAAACGGGGAGGATGCTGACACCTACAATCTCCGCGAAGAGCGTGTGAAAGAACTCTTTCGTCCGCTGTTCCATTCTGTGGATCGGAAAGACTTCCCGATGGAGATCCCCGGCTCGCTTGGATTACCTGATCTCTCGGTGGACGAATCTTAGGTACAAGTATGGGAAAAGTACGAAATCTAACTCAATCTGCTCTCCGTGAGTTCGTGTACGAGGATCTTGGCCCGGATCAGCTCAAACAGCGGCTAAGACGGATCGATCGAAAGACGACGGGCGCAAGCCCTCACAACATCGGGATGGCTACGTTCGCTTTTATCAATCGAGACATCATCAACAAAGATACTGAGCGTGAAATCAAGCAAATACTCGCTGATACGTTTCCGGACCACGCGCTTCCGGGTACGTTCCCCGAGGAGTGGGCCGGTGAGTGAGAATCGGATTTTGGAGCGTCGACCCTGAAATCGATCTTGGCTTGATCGGTTCACAGCCACCCTAATTGAGCATATATCCGTACAATCCCCGTTGTCTATCTCACGAGGAACGGAGCGTCTCCACCTACAACCACGGTTCGTTCCGGTTCCTCGTGCTTGCGGTCTTCATGAGCGATACGCCCACCGATAGCGAGTCGGCTACCGATGCCGACGCCGACGACGACAAGTCGGACGGAGACGATGGGTCTCCGCACACCCTCGACGTGCTGCGGACGATCAAGATGACGGCCGAGATAGTCATGTTGGCCGCGCGGCTCGTCGGGGTGCGGTAGTGGAGCGCGCCACGTAGGGCGTCTCCACCTACAACCAGTCGTGTCTTATTACGGATTTTTAAACTGATGGGTCTGTACCGAGAAATCGATCTGTACTCTACGGGTCTTCTAAGAGTAGCTCAACCGGAACTTCGTGATCTGGAACCCGCCGGATCCCTTTGGCGTCGACCGGCAGTTGCGATTCGTCGACACGAGATAGGACAGATGAAGACGCAGAGTATGAGGCTCTTCCCCATGCGTCGCTTTTCTCTGTGATTTCAACGTCCGCGAGCGTCGCACGAGCTGTCTGGACTTTTTTTCGAACACGCCCGACCTTCCCGCGGTATGTCCCGACTGCAATACCAAGCGCATCGGCAACTTCTTTCTCACTGAGTTTGGGATTCCGGCTTCCGATGAAGACAGCGTACTCTTTTGGCGAGAACATCGACGCTTCTTGGTCGCTGCTGATCACGTCGATGAGATTTGTCTTCCATCGGCTGGCAACCTCTTCACAAAGCGCGTTGGCTTCGTCAAAGTCGTCGAGGAGTTCTGGTTGCGTTGTTGGATTAAACTCAAAATTAGTATCGTATCCGTACTGCCCGAGCGCTGAAGCGTATATCGGCATCCCGATTGCTCCTCCGAACCGACCATCCTCGATCATTACTGTATACCACTCGGGTGATTCCCTCTGTATCGAGTCAATTGCTCGTTTTAATGACCGTTGATGCCACTCTGCGTTCTTTATTGACGGAGCGTACTTCATGGTGAACGCCGCGATCGCTTCGTCCATGCTATCTCTCATACGGGCATAGATAATATATCTATCCCAACATATAGAATAGTCACAAGTGGTATTTAATGGCTCATTGGTTACTCCGTTTCTGAAACACCCGATCCGACCGCACGGACCGCGACTGCCTACCATGCTTGACCCCATTCGAACAAACGCCGATAACGATTATATCTCAGGCAACGAGTGGGTAGTGATGAGTAGTATTCACTCAGATTCTGTGTCTAAATTTGACTCAATCGCTTCTAAAGCGGCAGATTGAGCTGTTACGAGGTCCTTAAAGAGTCTACGGATTCGCTTTTCTCGATTTTTACTTGTAGGTTGTCCGTATCTACCTCCCGTTAGTTTTCGGGCAAGGTAGTTCAGAATCCCCTCATATCGTTCATAGAACTCTCTTGCCAGCCCCATCTCAAACGTTGTATCTAACTTCCGTTGCGTTTCAATTTCTGTCTGAATATGGTCTAATCGGGTATAGTACTCTACAATCAAATCCACTTCTTCGTCCTCCAGCAACCCGATTCTACCTGCATTCGATTCATACACTGTGTTGGGGGCGGGAATCTGAAATATACTCATACCAGTTTCATACTTCTCGACATAATCTTCGTACGTACGCACTTTTCCGATTTCTTCATGTAAACCCCGTCTTAGTGCCATGATCTCTCTTTCCTGCTCCTCTTTACGGAATTCTTTTCGCTGTTCCCTGTCGGACTCTGCTTCCTCAGCGAGCCGTTGAGTCATTTGAGCGTATTGGGCAGTTAACGACACGAGTAAGATCGTTGCAAATGCTGAGGCAACCGCGGCTAACTGGCCAGCCTGCTCGAATATACCGAAGAGTGTAGCAATGATCGCACTAACAGATATTGCGAACGTGATCGCTATTAGAATCCTCCTCACGCCACTCGAATGGAGTAACTTCGAGCCGACGGGTCCCTCTGAGGTAGAAGCCATATTCCAGACACACGCACTTGTCAAAAGAAACCTACTATCCCTCCACGAATCCCGCTAACGTCTCGTCTGTCGTCTCAGATAGATACTGCCGGATCTCACCCTCGCGCCACCCAACCGGAGCTAGTACGCTCTCGACGGCGCGCACGGCGGCGTCCTCGTACCACGCTGTATCATACCGCCCGAGGTCCTCGAACTCCAGCCGGACCCGCACAGCGCCGTGTGCGTCCGCGTCGACGACGACGTACCGAACTTGCTGTCCCGGCGACAAGCTGTCCCCCTGAATCTGTACCCGCTTCAGGGCGGCGACGGTAAGCGTCTCCATCGAGTAGTCATCCACGTCCTTCGAGACCCGATTGTCGACGATCAGCTCGCCGGCGTCCACCTCGTGCTCTCGTAACTCACGAAGCCGGCGGCGAAGCACGTCACTCACGGCCTCCGGCGACCGCGTTTCGTCGAACACTCGGAGTGCCTTGCCCTGGACATCTTCGACCCACGCCGACGTCGACGAGCGTGACGCCCAGAATGAGATCGGGAAGATCGGTGGTCGGTCGTCGTCGTGCGTTCATGGATCCGACAATAAACAGGTCTATAAAAGAGGTGAGCTACGGCCGGGCGGTGAAAGTGGAAGTGGTCGGTGTCCTGAACTGCGACTACCCCCCTCCCCCAACGAATATGATAATTTAATTACTATCTGAACTGAATTCCATAACAATGTTTGTTCACCGTTGTCCGATCCGGCAAATCCGGAATGAGTATCGAAATACTGCCGACCGACTTGCTGCGTTTCACGAACGCCGTGTCGATAACGAAGCGCCCAGTAATAACGCAGACAGCGAGAATGGCGATTTACCCCGCATAGTCGTCCATTTTGTACCTGAACGAGCGTTTTCCGAAGATGCCATCCGTTTCTCTGCTTCGGAGTTATTCGACCGAGAAGCCTATCTGCGGCCCTATGGCGGACAGACAGGCAAATATGGAAAAATGAAACCGGGTAGAATCGAGACGGTGAATACAGCAACAGCAGATTACAAGAGCGGTACTGAACGGCTTATATTGTTTGAGAATCTGGTCTTCGAGCTTGATACAACGTGGGTAACAGAGCAATCGAACCGAGGTCGGATATTCGACGGAAATAGCTTCGTTGAACAGCTTGAACAGAACCTTGCTACTCTCCTTGGACTATTGTCTGTCCATTCGGACGGTTGCGAGCTGCTGGCGACTGCCACCTACCGCGGATTTAATGATGCCCTTATCACTTGCTCGGGGAGGCCTGCACCCATCACTGATGATGAGATCCCGACGAGAACTGTCTCCATGGATGTTCCAAAAAATAACCACGAGCTGTACGAGGGCCATGTTGAATCAATAAATGAGCTTCTCCGCCCTGTCGTACAATCGGCTGGCCGCCACGGGTGGGATCTGGAACGTCCCGACGCGATCAATATTCCTGATCTAATGATTGAGGAGTGATTTGAGCCTACCCGCGGATTCCTCTTCTGTATCACTCTCTGAGGGTGGATCTTCCGTACTCTCGTCGCCTTCTTTTTCGCGGCGTCTTTCGAGAGCAGTTTCTTTCGTATCGATAACGGTTACCTGCCGAATGTCGTCACCGAAAAACAGTTCAATATCTGTTCCTGAGCTCCTAAAACCGTCCATTCCGGGCTTGCGCCACTCTACATTTTTTAGTGCAATCTGTCGCTGCTTCCCGTCGTCACTCCACTGATATATTGTTCCGACGGCGATTGCTCCATCGGACGTAAGAATTTGAACACGAGCGGCTTCACTAAGTGTCCCCTCCCACGGCTCGTGGAAATTTCGCCGACTTGACGACGGCAGTACCGACCACAATCCATCTCGGGTTCGTTTCGGGAGGTCGAGCGCAAGCCCGACGCCACCAACAAACCCAATTGCCCCAGAAAAAAGGAGCAGTGAGAGAACGCGTAGTGGACGAAATACGGGCGTGAAGAACACATCTCCAACTTCTTGAGGTTGCGTGACTGCTGCCCCTCCTGTGGCTTCAAGTCCCGCAAGAAACAGTGTTACAACGACGAGACTCGCAGTAAGGCTGGTAATCAGGATTCGCCACTTTGAGAGATCGGTCCGAAAAACACCGAGGGACACCGCGACCTGTGTCGTAATGAATCCCGGAACAACGACAACGAGAGCGAGAAATAGATCCTGAACTGTTCCGGTAAGCATCTATGTCTCTACTCCGAACCGGAATCGGAATTAGAGCCACCTTCAGAACTGGAATCCTCCGCGGAGGGCCGAATGAAGCCATAGCCACCTTCTGAGCCAATTTCTCCGTCCTCATCGCCTGTAAATCCTTTCTGCATTGTTCCGCCGAGTGCTTCCTGTCTGTCAGAGGAACTATCACCATTATCGTCGGCGTCGCCGTTTGTGTTGTCCTCAGTCATTGTGAAACAGGGTAGGGAAGTTTCATACAAAAGCGTTCTCCACCCACCGGGGTCTCGGAGGTTGAGACTAACTATCTCAATGTATACGGCCACAGCTTCGGAGGGTAGAACCGATGTGTGCCTTTCTTTCGACGCTAGTAATCGGGTGAATCACCTGTTCAGTACGTCTGTGTATTGACCGCAATCAACTCAGAATATATCACCTACTGAGGATTTCAACAAAGCCTAATTCCCTCAAATACCGAGATCGCGGAACGTCCAATCATTCGAGAGAT belongs to Halorubrum sp. DM2 and includes:
- a CDS encoding DUF6338 family protein; amino-acid sequence: MLTGTVQDLFLALVVVVPGFITTQVAVSLGVFRTDLSKWRILITSLTASLVVVTLFLAGLEATGGAAVTQPQEVGDVFFTPVFRPLRVLSLLLFSGAIGFVGGVGLALDLPKRTRDGLWSVLPSSSRRNFHEPWEGTLSEAARVQILTSDGAIAVGTIYQWSDDGKQRQIALKNVEWRKPGMDGFRSSGTDIELFFGDDIRQVTVIDTKETALERRREKEGDESTEDPPSESDTEEESAGRLKSLLNH